In one Neobacillus sp. WH10 genomic region, the following are encoded:
- a CDS encoding AarF/UbiB family protein → MKTRNKLVRMSKVLSMFFVIFLQIYWYKIRRKPKAEWEKLWEEIGERFRKTLFELEGLLIKIGQILSTRADLLPNAFIRQIEDLTDKVPPSNWSEIQEILETEWGKSLHQHFLSIEKTAIASASIGEVYKGVLQDGTEVAIKVKRPNIDSIVQTDFRILSIIIWFADYVVPIPKGFINFKVLFNELKQVIERELDYSKELNTILFFRNRFRDMDIVQIPSVYSELSTSNVLVMEWLEGIRLTDMDALDQLAVSRQELAQRLIKVFLPQWIEPGTFHADPHPGNVLISKEGKIILLDFGMIGEITKKDGAYIQGLIESFLSKNYAKAVDCLSHLGFLLPEAESRTIERLLAEYMLFQPAQLKEIDLIALKLEMNDMIRALPIQVPTRFVFLARSIVTMEGNIRNLAPEWELLDLGKPVFMEWLSKQGNKWSFVWQWIQSQPVFKIIHSVTEFLNAPQKIEHIKEIEQRRQFQFMIYENTKKQLFQLTLLGFTGIAAGIYTSQSLIWILSVGVTVVTFVVYFICSYKQKKWMKFMHEKRRE, encoded by the coding sequence GCGGTTTCGAAAAACACTGTTTGAATTAGAAGGTTTGCTAATCAAAATCGGACAGATTCTGAGCACTCGTGCCGATTTGTTGCCTAATGCATTTATACGTCAAATCGAAGATCTTACAGATAAAGTTCCTCCTTCTAACTGGAGTGAGATTCAGGAAATTCTTGAAACCGAATGGGGAAAGTCTCTTCATCAGCACTTTCTGTCTATTGAAAAAACGGCAATTGCTTCCGCATCTATTGGTGAAGTATATAAAGGTGTGCTACAAGATGGAACAGAGGTTGCAATTAAAGTAAAGCGTCCTAATATTGATTCGATTGTACAAACGGATTTTCGTATTTTAAGTATCATTATTTGGTTTGCAGATTACGTAGTTCCTATTCCAAAAGGGTTTATTAATTTTAAAGTCTTATTTAACGAACTAAAACAAGTGATTGAACGAGAACTTGACTATTCAAAAGAACTAAATACCATACTATTTTTTAGAAATCGATTTAGGGATATGGATATCGTACAAATTCCTTCTGTGTATTCTGAACTTAGTACGTCAAATGTACTGGTGATGGAGTGGTTAGAAGGAATACGGCTAACAGATATGGACGCATTAGATCAGTTAGCAGTGAGTCGGCAGGAGCTGGCTCAAAGGCTTATCAAAGTGTTTCTTCCCCAATGGATTGAGCCTGGTACGTTCCATGCAGACCCGCATCCAGGGAACGTTCTTATATCAAAGGAAGGAAAAATCATATTACTTGATTTCGGAATGATAGGGGAAATCACCAAAAAGGATGGAGCATATATTCAAGGGTTAATCGAAAGCTTTCTTTCAAAAAATTATGCTAAAGCCGTTGATTGCTTGTCTCATTTAGGATTTTTGCTCCCTGAAGCCGAATCAAGAACGATTGAACGGCTGTTAGCTGAATACATGTTATTCCAACCCGCCCAATTAAAAGAAATTGACTTGATTGCATTAAAATTGGAAATGAATGATATGATTCGAGCCCTACCCATTCAAGTTCCAACAAGATTTGTCTTTTTAGCCCGTTCTATCGTAACAATGGAAGGGAATATCCGCAATTTGGCTCCAGAGTGGGAACTCTTGGACTTAGGAAAACCAGTTTTCATGGAGTGGTTAAGTAAACAAGGAAATAAATGGTCATTTGTTTGGCAATGGATTCAATCCCAACCTGTCTTTAAGATTATTCATTCTGTTACAGAATTTTTAAATGCACCACAAAAAATAGAACATATAAAGGAAATCGAACAAAGAAGACAATTTCAATTTATGATTTATGAAAATACTAAAAAGCAGTTATTTCAATTAACACTACTTGGATTTACAGGAATAGCAGCAGGTATCTATACATCTCAATCACTCATTTGGATACTCTCAGTTGGAGTAACAGTCGTCACTTTTGTTGTGTATTTTATTTGTAGTTATAAACAGAAAAAATGGATGAAGTTCATGCATGAAAAACGGAGAGAATAG
- a CDS encoding cytochrome c-type biogenesis protein CcmH, with product MRRIVALFYFLILLSSFSMQVFAEEKGSSKNFDYTNPEFKATVDMLYMEGHSNDDLANCDVKQLYYEEVADMFFIKGMSKKEILDYYLNAQGVHALNAPPEKGFNLTLWITPFLLILIISILLFFVIKKWKGNKNIIASQVSNSTDLEHDIYASIIDQERKKFY from the coding sequence ATGAGGCGGATTGTAGCATTGTTTTATTTTCTAATTCTTTTATCTTCATTTTCTATGCAAGTCTTTGCAGAGGAAAAGGGATCGTCAAAAAATTTTGATTATACAAATCCAGAATTTAAAGCAACAGTGGACATGCTTTATATGGAAGGTCATAGCAACGATGATCTTGCAAATTGTGATGTTAAACAGTTGTATTATGAAGAAGTGGCTGACATGTTTTTTATAAAGGGCATGTCAAAAAAGGAAATTCTTGATTACTATTTAAACGCGCAAGGAGTGCATGCATTAAATGCTCCTCCTGAAAAGGGATTTAATCTTACTCTTTGGATTACTCCATTTCTGTTAATTCTTATCATTTCTATTCTTTTATTTTTCGTAATCAAAAAGTGGAAAGGTAATAAAAATATTATTGCAAGTCAAGTTTCAAACTCCACAGATCTAGAACATGATATTTACGCATCCATAATTGACCAGGAAAGAAAGAAATTCTATTAA
- a CDS encoding metal-sensitive transcriptional regulator, which produces MDYNTQMKNRVKRIEGQLRGILKMMEEKKDCKEVIIQLSAARNAIDRTIGVVVSSNLVECVQKSNNDGEQNMEELIKDAVNLLVKSR; this is translated from the coding sequence ATGGATTATAATACTCAAATGAAAAATAGGGTGAAACGTATTGAAGGACAACTAAGGGGAATTTTAAAAATGATGGAAGAAAAGAAGGACTGTAAAGAAGTCATCATCCAGTTATCTGCTGCAAGAAATGCTATTGATCGTACCATTGGAGTGGTAGTAAGCTCAAATTTAGTGGAATGTGTTCAAAAATCGAATAACGATGGTGAACAAAACATGGAAGAATTAATTAAAGATGCAGTGAATCTGCTTGTAAAAAGCCGATAA
- a CDS encoding rhodanese-like domain-containing protein: protein MKKLLPFLTLFLVLVLTACGNEGYRNVSSDDAKKLIDNKEVVVLDVRTPEEFQAGHIPDATLIPVQELEGRLSELKKNDLYLVVCRSGNRSVKASEILTSKGFKKIYNLTEGMNAWPYEIEQ from the coding sequence TTGAAAAAATTATTGCCCTTTTTAACCCTATTTTTAGTCTTAGTTCTTACTGCATGTGGAAATGAAGGATATCGAAATGTATCTTCAGATGATGCAAAAAAATTAATAGACAACAAAGAAGTTGTCGTGTTAGATGTAAGAACGCCAGAAGAATTTCAAGCGGGGCATATTCCTGATGCAACGTTGATTCCTGTCCAAGAATTAGAAGGAAGATTAAGTGAATTAAAAAAGAATGACCTCTATTTAGTGGTCTGCCGCAGCGGCAACCGTTCCGTCAAAGCTAGTGAAATTTTAACAAGTAAAGGTTTTAAGAAAATTTATAACTTGACTGAGGGAATGAATGCCTGGCCATATGAAATTGAACAATAA